The sequence CAGGAGCTCAAAATACAAGTAATTTTCCCAAAATAACAAGTTTATATAACTAGGTACATTGACTATACCCCTCTTTTAGTTTGGAAGTAAAAgaaagaaatataattttattgcCAAACTAAAAGAAAGGTACATTCAAAGCCCATTCAACTCAATTATTTGGCTCCGTTTGGCAAACATTTTCCGACTCTTGATCGATTTCCAGATCCTCACTGGTATTCTCCATGTCACCATCAATCAGATATCCCACGATATTAAACTCGGCATTGAGACTCTGTTCCCAACGTTTGATTACATCATTGGGGCAAACGCCCATAGAACGACAGGCAATATTAAGGACCTTATTGGCATTGCAACCAGCTAGGAAAAAGTAGGGACCATGGCAGCTAAACTTTTCACGACCCGGACTCAGATCATAGATCAGTCCATTTAAGGCGGTATAAATAGGCTGATCTGGGTTCAGGCCATCGAAAGCAGTTAGTTCCATTGAGGTGAGCAGCACCACCTCATTTCCCTTGGGCAAAAGCTCACTATCATCTATGGGCTCCGAGTCCTCAACTTCCTTTGATTCTACGAATTTTTCGGAATCTCTCTTGATTTTGTCATACATTTGCGACAACTTTGTGGTGGCTAAGTAGCCCAGCAAAAAGGATATTACCGCCTGACCCAGAGGACTTCTCAGCAGTCTAGAGACTGTCTCCAAATTGGGACTTAGTTCTAATAAAAATGAAGGTTAATCTATtagattaaat is a genomic window of Drosophila suzukii chromosome 2L, CBGP_Dsuzu_IsoJpt1.0, whole genome shotgun sequence containing:
- the c-cup gene encoding uncharacterized protein c-cup, whose translation is MQLLGEIYAAKLSPNLETVSRLLRSPLGQAVISFLLGYLATTKLSQMYDKIKRDSEKFVESKEVEDSEPIDDSELLPKGNEVVLLTSMELTAFDGLNPDQPIYTALNGLIYDLSPGREKFSCHGPYFFLAGCNANKVLNIACRSMGVCPNDVIKRWEQSLNAEFNIVGYLIDGDMENTSEDLEIDQESENVCQTEPNN